A single genomic interval of bacterium harbors:
- a CDS encoding thermonuclease family protein, which yields MIHTFTVPSNHGRLHVFAAAFLIMFVFISCAADHDDPADHDDPADHDDPADTHSAMHSASETDDGHFVIGVYGQFRVVDGDTFRIEGLKRGVRFLFIDTEEIPHGNMAEKEISDLRATWPQPYYDRRGDKTFPIKMSSPMGWESAAWARAWFSDVDSIRLERDSDDNVYGYFGRWLALVFAKKAGRWQLYNLACVREGQSPYYGKYGFSERFHDDFVRAQEEARKAQRGIWSPSTQHYPDYDERMRWWDARGNAIMDYLSKYSDDASHYFLGRDGEWERLMLQNGKDVVVFGAVDWIDDDSEVRSIRLPHKEDQSLEVRLPSTPSAEWVEQMEQQYVYVKGRLSGTDGHMYLEVSDLLDISRRPL from the coding sequence GTGATCCATACATTCACCGTCCCTTCCAACCACGGCCGGCTGCACGTTTTCGCGGCCGCGTTTCTGATAATGTTTGTATTCATTTCCTGCGCTGCGGATCATGATGATCCGGCTGATCATGATGATCCGGCTGATCATGATGATCCGGCTGATACGCATTCCGCGATGCATAGCGCTTCGGAGACGGACGATGGGCACTTTGTTATCGGTGTCTACGGTCAGTTTCGCGTTGTCGATGGAGATACGTTTCGTATTGAAGGACTCAAGCGTGGCGTGCGATTCCTGTTCATCGACACGGAAGAAATTCCCCACGGCAACATGGCTGAAAAAGAGATTTCCGATCTGCGCGCGACCTGGCCTCAGCCGTATTACGACAGGCGCGGCGATAAGACGTTTCCCATCAAGATGTCCTCTCCCATGGGATGGGAATCCGCCGCATGGGCACGTGCGTGGTTTTCGGATGTGGACAGTATTCGCCTTGAGCGTGACAGCGACGACAATGTGTACGGGTATTTCGGAAGGTGGCTCGCCCTCGTATTCGCGAAGAAAGCCGGAAGGTGGCAGCTCTACAACCTCGCATGTGTGCGTGAAGGGCAGTCGCCGTACTACGGCAAGTATGGATTCAGCGAACGCTTCCATGACGATTTCGTACGAGCCCAGGAAGAAGCGCGTAAGGCGCAGCGCGGGATATGGAGTCCCTCTACCCAGCACTATCCCGATTACGACGAACGCATGCGCTGGTGGGATGCGCGCGGAAACGCCATCATGGATTATCTCTCGAAATACAGTGACGATGCGTCGCATTATTTCCTCGGACGCGATGGCGAATGGGAACGCCTCATGCTGCAAAACGGGAAAGATGTTGTGGTATTCGGCGCGGTAGACTGGATAGACGATGACAGCGAGGTTCGCAGTATTCGCCTTCCCCACAAGGAAGATCAGTCGCTCGAAGTACGTCTCCCCTCCACTCCTTCAGCGGAATGGGTTGAGCAGATGGAGCAGCAGTATGTTTATGTGAAAGGCAGGCTGAGTGGGACTGACGGACACATGTATCTCGAGGTGAGCGATCTGCTCGATATCAGTCGTCGTCCCCTCTGA
- a CDS encoding activator of (R)-2-hydroxyglutaryl-CoA dehydratase has translation MHDTVHNTGAEARGDGIDPELLEALRDGRLTLEEVLARERTRLEKEFSLVPRNGHWHRPAEHAFTRTQREHTTVLFGGLTWKHERLIQANLHRLGYRAEYLEAPDTRAFETGKEFSNNGLCNPTYFTVGNLILYLQQLEAQGMSRKHIIDHYVFFTAGACGPCRFGMYEAEYRLALRNAGFEGFRVLILQQEGGLDQSVSDAGLEMNLDFTLGIINAFMIADLLNDMAYKLRPYEIEAGSTNRALEECMEHVAGAIERMPVYALSAYLQRVGWLRRHHRGAENIVKFMRQLFGRELPTLMDECREIYAKVKVDRSRVCPVVKITGEFWAQTTEGDGNFRMFDFLEKEGAEVMIEPITPWLMYLLHQEKQSRRDRRCLDIPDDLTGWRRLRARLSSRRRYLRGWLLLTLSEHLYARAYRKLRARFDDVPQDMQDQEHLQHIAHPYYHSRIEGGEGHLEVAKNIYYAREKLSHMVLSLKPFGCLPSTQSDGVQTAVVAHFDDIIYLPVETSGEGEINAQSRVQMTLNDARERAREEFASTLEECGLTEEQLRAAASEPKHGHAFLKLPGGKAGTAARLALHVAKRGEM, from the coding sequence TTGCACGATACGGTACATAATACCGGGGCGGAAGCACGCGGGGACGGGATTGATCCCGAACTCCTCGAGGCGTTGCGTGATGGCCGTCTGACGCTGGAAGAAGTTCTGGCGCGGGAGCGCACAAGGCTGGAAAAGGAATTCAGCCTGGTCCCACGCAACGGACACTGGCATCGTCCTGCCGAACATGCGTTCACCCGCACGCAGCGTGAGCACACCACCGTCCTTTTCGGCGGCCTGACCTGGAAGCATGAACGGCTCATCCAGGCAAACCTGCATCGACTCGGCTATCGGGCGGAATACCTGGAGGCACCGGATACCCGCGCATTCGAAACCGGGAAGGAATTCAGCAACAACGGTCTCTGCAATCCCACCTATTTCACCGTTGGCAATCTCATCCTTTACCTGCAGCAGCTCGAAGCGCAGGGGATGTCGCGCAAACACATCATCGATCACTACGTATTCTTTACCGCGGGTGCATGCGGACCCTGTCGCTTCGGCATGTACGAAGCGGAGTACCGCCTGGCCCTGCGCAACGCCGGCTTTGAAGGCTTCCGCGTGCTCATCCTGCAGCAGGAAGGCGGGCTCGATCAGTCCGTTTCCGATGCCGGACTCGAGATGAACCTGGATTTTACACTCGGTATCATCAATGCCTTCATGATTGCCGACCTTCTCAATGACATGGCCTATAAGCTGCGGCCATACGAGATCGAGGCAGGCAGCACCAATCGTGCGCTGGAAGAGTGTATGGAGCACGTCGCCGGGGCGATTGAACGTATGCCGGTTTATGCACTTTCTGCATATTTGCAGCGGGTGGGATGGCTGCGCCGACACCACCGGGGCGCGGAGAATATCGTGAAATTCATGCGCCAGCTGTTCGGCAGGGAACTCCCGACGCTGATGGACGAATGCCGCGAAATCTACGCGAAAGTGAAGGTCGACCGCAGCCGCGTGTGTCCCGTCGTAAAAATCACCGGAGAATTCTGGGCGCAGACCACGGAGGGAGACGGCAACTTCCGCATGTTCGATTTCCTCGAGAAGGAGGGAGCGGAGGTCATGATCGAACCCATCACACCGTGGCTGATGTACCTGCTGCACCAGGAGAAACAATCACGTCGTGATCGCCGCTGTCTCGACATACCGGATGACCTTACAGGATGGCGCCGACTTCGTGCGCGCTTGTCCTCACGCCGACGGTATCTGCGCGGTTGGCTGCTGCTGACCCTTTCAGAGCATCTCTATGCGCGCGCCTATCGAAAGCTGCGCGCACGTTTCGATGATGTACCGCAGGACATGCAGGACCAGGAACATCTGCAGCATATTGCCCATCCGTATTACCATTCCCGTATCGAAGGTGGGGAAGGACACCTGGAGGTGGCCAAGAATATTTATTACGCGCGGGAAAAACTCAGCCACATGGTGCTTTCGCTCAAGCCATTCGGCTGCCTTCCCAGCACCCAGTCAGACGGCGTACAGACCGCCGTCGTCGCACATTTCGACGACATCATTTATCTCCCCGTGGAGACCTCCGGTGAAGGTGAAATCAACGCGCAGAGCAGGGTGCAGATGACGCTGAACGACGCGAGGGAGCGGGCCAGAGAGGAGTTCGCCTCCACGCTGGAGGAATGCGGCCTCACCGAAGAACAGCTGCGGGCAGCTGCGTCCGAACCGAAGCATGGACATGCCTTCCTTAAACTTCCGGGTGGAAAGGCTGGTACCGCCGCACGGCTCGCGCTTCATGTAGCGAAACGGGGAGAGATGTGA
- a CDS encoding nodulation protein NfeD, translating to MRPILLLLVLMLLPAALQSQEHILRIEINGSINPASAKYVCDAVRDADGEGYHAVLLQLNTPGGLLKATRDMVSAFLSSPVPVIVYVAPGGAQAASAGAFITMAGHIAAMAPGTNIGAAHPITMGEGQNIADSTNIPLTKATNDAAAFARTIAEKRGRNVAWAERAVRGSSSITETEALRDSVIDIIAENERELLRSIDGRKVQTASGVVTLRTADAEVEWRAMNFQQEILDILSDPNIAYILLMLGMYGLFFELYNPGAIFPGVVGGICLILAFYSMNTLPVNYAGLALIIFGVILFLLEIKIVSHGLLSVGGIISLFFGSLMLIESPPGVEFMEVSLSVIITVTACTAAFFLFVVGKGIAIMRRKPTTGIEGLLSELGKTRETIDPVGSISVHGEIWKARSRGERIPSDATVRVVAIENLTLVVEEIPAS from the coding sequence ATGCGCCCCATACTGCTCCTTCTCGTCCTTATGCTGCTCCCCGCGGCACTGCAAAGCCAGGAACACATCCTGCGGATCGAAATCAACGGCAGTATCAATCCTGCATCCGCGAAGTACGTGTGTGATGCCGTGCGCGATGCCGATGGTGAAGGATATCATGCCGTGCTGCTGCAGCTGAATACGCCAGGTGGACTCCTCAAAGCCACGCGGGATATGGTTTCCGCCTTTCTCTCCTCTCCCGTCCCCGTCATCGTGTACGTCGCTCCCGGCGGCGCACAGGCTGCCTCCGCGGGCGCGTTTATTACGATGGCGGGACATATCGCGGCCATGGCACCGGGGACGAATATCGGCGCCGCGCATCCCATCACAATGGGCGAGGGGCAAAATATTGCCGACTCCACAAACATTCCTCTCACAAAAGCCACGAATGACGCGGCAGCCTTTGCGCGTACCATAGCCGAAAAGCGGGGACGTAACGTCGCATGGGCAGAACGTGCGGTGCGTGGTTCCTCCTCCATCACCGAAACGGAGGCGCTGCGTGATTCCGTAATTGATATTATCGCGGAGAATGAAAGGGAGCTGCTGCGCAGTATTGACGGACGCAAAGTGCAGACCGCGTCGGGCGTGGTGACGCTGCGGACCGCCGACGCAGAGGTCGAATGGCGCGCCATGAACTTCCAGCAGGAAATCCTGGATATTCTGTCTGATCCGAACATCGCATATATTCTCCTGATGCTCGGCATGTACGGACTCTTCTTCGAGCTTTACAATCCCGGGGCGATTTTCCCGGGTGTTGTCGGCGGTATCTGTCTCATCCTGGCGTTCTATTCAATGAATACACTGCCGGTCAATTATGCAGGACTCGCGCTGATCATCTTCGGTGTCATCCTGTTTTTACTGGAAATAAAAATCGTCAGTCATGGATTGCTATCCGTCGGTGGAATTATCTCCCTTTTCTTCGGCTCTCTCATGCTTATCGAATCACCACCGGGTGTAGAATTCATGGAAGTCTCGCTCTCCGTAATCATTACGGTCACCGCCTGTACCGCGGCGTTTTTCCTCTTTGTCGTGGGCAAGGGAATCGCCATCATGCGTCGCAAGCCGACCACCGGAATTGAAGGACTGCTCAGTGAACTGGGTAAAACACGCGAAACCATCGATCCCGTCGGCAGCATCAGTGTGCACGGTGAAATATGGAAGGCACGCAGCCGCGGTGAACGCATTCCGTCAGACGCCACTGTGCGCGTCGTCGCCATAGAGAACCTGACGCTGGTCGTGGAGGAAATACCCGCGTCCTAG
- the purL gene encoding phosphoribosylformylglycinamidine synthase subunit PurL, which translates to MQQEPVVTLDIARELGLTDDEYQMVLDYLGRTPTYTELGMYSVMWSEHCSYKNSIAQIKTLPRSGGRLLVGAGEENAGLVDIGDGLAVAFKIESHNHPSAIEPFQGAATGVGGILRDIFTMGARPIAACDSLRFGDPSNPRVQYLVKGVVSGIGHYGNCFGVPTVAGEIYFDSSYQGNPLVNAMAVGIVKHDQTASATAEGAGNPVMIVGSSTGRDGIHGATFASVDLSEDSESKRPSVQVGDPFTEKLLLEATLEIIREDLIVGIQDMGAAGITCSSCEMSAKGESGMNIDLDLVPVREEGMSAYEILLSESQERMLVVVKKGNEGRVREIFSKWDLHAVTIGEVTDDGMVTVARGGETKAVVPAHSLVLGGGAPVYQRETRRPEYLDTTQAFRMESIPIPPDSNAVLLELLASPNIASKRWAYEQYDTSVRTNTAAGPGGDAAVIRVKDTRKALSVKTDCNGRYVYLNPRRGGSIAVAEAARNVACTGAQPLAITNCLNFGNPYKPEVYYQFAEAIAGMGEACRVFDTPVTGGNVSFYNENPTGAVYPTPVIGMLGLIEDLDHITGSVFTAEGDAVILLGTTRNEICGSEYLAQRHGIVAGDAPSLDLEEEKRLQNVLLAEIRAGHIRSAHDVSDGGLAVTLAESCFLGTKSIGATVTIEAGDLRRDALYFGESQSRIVISCNPDHSDAILAAAAAAQIGATVIGSTGGDRLRINDDIDCSVEDLEQAHTQTLDRILESM; encoded by the coding sequence ATGCAGCAAGAACCCGTGGTCACACTCGATATCGCCAGGGAACTCGGTCTCACCGACGATGAATACCAGATGGTGCTCGATTACCTTGGCCGTACACCGACCTATACCGAACTCGGCATGTACAGTGTGATGTGGAGTGAGCATTGCTCATACAAGAATTCCATCGCGCAGATCAAGACACTGCCGCGCAGCGGGGGACGTCTGCTGGTTGGAGCCGGGGAAGAGAATGCGGGACTCGTTGACATCGGTGACGGACTCGCGGTCGCGTTTAAAATCGAAAGCCACAATCATCCTTCAGCGATTGAGCCGTTTCAGGGTGCGGCGACAGGCGTCGGCGGAATTCTCCGCGACATCTTCACGATGGGAGCGCGTCCGATCGCTGCCTGTGATTCCCTGCGTTTCGGTGATCCGTCCAATCCCCGTGTCCAGTACCTGGTCAAAGGCGTGGTCAGCGGAATCGGTCATTACGGCAACTGCTTCGGCGTCCCCACGGTGGCGGGAGAGATTTACTTCGACAGTTCGTATCAGGGCAATCCGCTCGTGAACGCCATGGCCGTCGGCATCGTCAAGCACGATCAGACCGCCTCGGCGACTGCGGAAGGTGCAGGCAATCCTGTCATGATCGTCGGGTCGAGCACCGGGCGCGACGGCATTCACGGTGCCACATTCGCTTCCGTCGACCTGAGCGAAGACAGCGAGTCCAAGCGTCCCAGCGTGCAGGTCGGGGATCCCTTCACCGAGAAACTGCTGCTCGAAGCAACGCTGGAAATTATCCGCGAAGATCTCATTGTCGGCATTCAGGACATGGGCGCCGCTGGCATCACCTGCTCCTCCTGCGAAATGTCGGCAAAAGGAGAGAGCGGCATGAACATTGACCTCGATCTTGTCCCTGTGCGTGAGGAAGGCATGAGCGCCTATGAAATCCTTCTCTCCGAATCACAGGAGCGCATGCTTGTCGTGGTGAAGAAGGGGAATGAAGGACGGGTTCGCGAAATCTTTTCAAAATGGGATCTCCACGCTGTCACCATCGGAGAAGTCACCGATGACGGCATGGTGACCGTTGCACGCGGTGGGGAGACCAAGGCTGTCGTTCCTGCACACAGTCTCGTGCTCGGCGGCGGAGCCCCGGTGTACCAGCGTGAGACGCGCAGGCCGGAGTATCTCGATACGACGCAGGCCTTCCGTATGGAATCCATACCCATTCCTCCCGACAGCAACGCCGTTCTCCTCGAACTGCTCGCATCCCCGAATATCGCGAGCAAGCGATGGGCCTACGAGCAGTATGACACCTCCGTACGCACGAATACCGCGGCGGGACCCGGAGGCGACGCTGCGGTGATTCGTGTGAAAGACACGAGAAAAGCGCTGTCTGTCAAAACCGACTGCAACGGACGCTACGTGTACCTGAATCCCCGTCGTGGCGGATCCATCGCGGTAGCGGAAGCTGCACGAAATGTCGCCTGTACAGGCGCACAGCCGCTGGCCATCACGAACTGCCTCAACTTCGGAAACCCGTACAAGCCGGAAGTGTACTATCAGTTCGCCGAGGCTATTGCGGGAATGGGTGAGGCCTGTCGCGTTTTCGACACGCCGGTGACGGGTGGCAATGTCAGCTTCTACAATGAGAATCCCACCGGTGCGGTGTATCCTACACCGGTCATCGGTATGCTCGGACTGATCGAGGATCTCGATCACATCACCGGAAGTGTGTTCACGGCAGAAGGGGATGCCGTCATCCTTCTTGGCACGACGCGCAACGAAATTTGCGGCAGTGAGTATCTGGCGCAGCGACATGGCATCGTTGCCGGTGATGCGCCTTCGCTTGATCTGGAGGAAGAGAAGCGGCTGCAGAACGTTCTTCTCGCCGAGATTCGCGCGGGACACATTCGCAGTGCGCATGACGTTTCAGACGGCGGACTCGCAGTCACCCTGGCAGAAAGCTGCTTCCTCGGAACGAAGTCCATCGGTGCAACCGTTACGATAGAAGCCGGCGATCTTCGACGCGATGCGCTGTACTTCGGTGAGTCACAGTCACGCATCGTCATCAGCTGCAACCCGGATCACTCTGACGCCATTCTCGCGGCCGCAGCGGCGGCACAGATAGGAGCCACTGTCATCGGCAGCACCGGTGGCGACAGACTGCGTATCAACGACGATATCGACTGCAGCGTCGAGGACCTCGAACAGGCACATACACAGACACTCGACAGAATTCTCGAAAGCATGTGA
- a CDS encoding outer membrane protein transport protein, with translation MNRFVLFSALLSFSIACTSLASAGGFQLNEHGARAMAQAGAFAARANDPSAIFFNPAGLSQLRGTNLMIGATLIAPSYTYYGPSNLNSNQEWEMNSNMFYPPNAYLTHTWTDGVLKGLAAGIGVTTPYGLGTEWPDDWVGRAVTREIELQTFYVMPTVSYAINDWVSVGVGANIVFSSVMLRRAVTNFDPVMDLELDGTGNVAFSFNAGVLLRPTEDVSFGFTYRAETQVDFEGTADFHPSAGLASMFPGGDVTTAIALPETWFAGVAWSPSENFDVEFDYQFIGWESYNELAIDFATDATTNPNVVQADVASPKDYENSFIARLGAEYRLPALGLALRCGYLYDSNPVPDKSLEPLLPDSDRHGLNIGVGVNLLPYITLDVAYLHLFFMDRVTEETSYPGGVYLDGKYQGSGDLLALNISYAF, from the coding sequence GTGAACAGATTCGTACTGTTTTCGGCGTTGCTGAGTTTCAGCATCGCCTGTACCTCTTTGGCATCAGCCGGAGGCTTCCAGCTCAATGAACATGGCGCCCGCGCCATGGCCCAGGCAGGAGCCTTCGCAGCTCGTGCCAACGATCCATCCGCAATTTTCTTTAATCCCGCCGGACTCTCGCAGCTTCGCGGCACAAACCTGATGATCGGTGCCACGCTCATCGCTCCCTCGTACACGTATTACGGTCCCAGCAACCTGAACAGCAACCAGGAATGGGAAATGAACAGCAACATGTTCTATCCGCCCAATGCCTACCTGACGCATACATGGACGGATGGCGTGCTCAAGGGACTTGCTGCGGGTATCGGTGTAACAACGCCGTACGGACTCGGAACCGAATGGCCTGATGACTGGGTGGGACGCGCTGTTACCCGTGAAATCGAGTTGCAGACCTTCTATGTCATGCCTACGGTCAGCTACGCCATAAACGACTGGGTGTCGGTCGGTGTCGGCGCCAACATCGTTTTTTCCTCCGTCATGCTCCGGCGAGCGGTCACCAATTTCGATCCCGTGATGGATCTCGAACTCGATGGTACCGGTAATGTCGCGTTCAGCTTCAACGCCGGCGTTCTGTTGCGTCCCACCGAAGACGTTTCCTTCGGCTTTACCTACCGCGCGGAAACACAGGTCGATTTCGAAGGCACGGCCGATTTTCATCCTTCTGCCGGACTCGCTTCGATGTTTCCCGGAGGTGACGTGACGACAGCCATCGCATTGCCCGAGACCTGGTTCGCAGGTGTTGCCTGGTCGCCGTCCGAAAACTTTGACGTCGAATTCGACTATCAGTTCATCGGATGGGAAAGCTACAATGAACTCGCCATCGATTTCGCAACCGATGCCACGACGAATCCGAATGTCGTGCAGGCGGATGTCGCTTCTCCGAAAGATTACGAGAACAGCTTCATCGCCCGCCTCGGAGCGGAGTATCGTCTCCCGGCCCTCGGACTCGCCCTGCGATGCGGGTATCTGTATGACAGTAATCCCGTACCCGATAAAAGTCTGGAGCCCCTGCTTCCGGATTCCGACAGGCATGGACTCAATATCGGCGTCGGCGTGAACCTGCTGCCATATATCACACTGGACGTTGCCTATCTGCACCTGTTCTTCATGGACAGGGTGACGGAGGAGACCTCCTATCCAGGAGGCGTGTACCTTGACGGCAAGTACCAGGGCAGCGGCGATCTCCTGGCTCTCAACATCAGTTATGCGTTTTAA
- a CDS encoding slipin family protein: MDPASSIFGIIIIFVLLILASAIRVLREYERGVIFRLGRLVGSKGPGLILLIPLVDRMVKVSLRTIVLDVPAQDVITRDNVSVKVSAVVYFRVLDSSKAIVEVENFLFATSQLSQTTLRSILGQSELDELLAERDKINKQLQEIIDMQTEPWGIKVSLVEVKHIDLPQEMQRAMAKQAEAERERRAKVIAAEGEFQASQKLADAAKILSTDPAALQLRYLQTLTIVAAENNSTTLFPIPIDLLKPFMEKLSK, translated from the coding sequence ATGGATCCCGCAAGCAGTATTTTCGGCATTATCATTATCTTTGTCCTTCTTATTCTCGCCAGCGCGATTCGCGTTCTGCGCGAGTATGAGCGTGGTGTCATCTTCCGTCTCGGACGTCTCGTCGGGTCGAAGGGACCAGGACTCATCCTACTCATTCCCCTCGTAGACCGCATGGTCAAGGTCAGTCTTCGGACCATCGTGCTCGACGTACCTGCGCAGGACGTGATTACGCGTGACAACGTGTCGGTGAAGGTCAGCGCGGTCGTGTATTTCCGCGTCCTCGACTCGTCCAAGGCTATCGTGGAGGTGGAGAATTTCCTCTTCGCAACAAGCCAGCTCTCGCAGACAACACTGCGGAGCATTCTCGGACAGTCTGAGCTTGACGAACTGCTCGCCGAACGCGACAAGATCAACAAGCAGCTGCAGGAAATCATCGACATGCAGACCGAGCCCTGGGGCATCAAAGTCAGCCTCGTCGAGGTCAAGCACATCGATCTTCCGCAGGAGATGCAGCGCGCCATGGCCAAGCAGGCGGAGGCGGAACGCGAGCGACGCGCCAAAGTCATCGCCGCGGAAGGGGAGTTCCAGGCCTCGCAGAAACTGGCCGACGCAGCGAAAATTCTCAGTACCGACCCCGCCGCGCTGCAGTTGCGTTACCTGCAGACGCTGACCATCGTTGCCGCGGAGAACAACTCCACCACCCTCTTCCCCATTCCCATCGATCTTCTCAAACCATTCATGGAGAAATTGTCGAAGTGA
- a CDS encoding YihY/virulence factor BrkB family protein, translating into MKHTYIQRVWQGYLRRLRYFVSLRSVRDAWMYTLRIFDRLEDNHLFLSAAGISFNALLCFIPLVLLIFYVLGFYLETNTAIATVDTWLQKLELFPYQREQLRDLVIQLIQDFVSGSQLAGVLGAIGLIWTSSALFAALRTVLNRIFSIRDMKNIVVSKLKDFAMLSIVGMALIIVTVFLYTISLIKGLGHDVFGLELNSWIFNDALNILSPFVLSFLLFFLVFTLVPDKRLPLRLVFTSSGIAALLWGVAKFVFAYYLEHLWKFGSIYGPYAIIVATAIWVYYSSITVLLAAEVGEMNEERRELKKLFSQNNLRGVVEQSQNINLEFPRTHPADSNVRGDDD; encoded by the coding sequence GTGAAACACACGTACATTCAGCGGGTCTGGCAGGGATATCTCCGAAGGCTGCGATACTTCGTGTCCCTTCGCAGCGTGAGAGACGCCTGGATGTACACCCTGCGTATTTTCGACCGGCTGGAGGACAATCACCTGTTCCTCTCAGCCGCGGGTATCAGTTTCAATGCGCTGCTCTGTTTCATCCCCCTCGTACTATTGATTTTCTACGTCCTGGGTTTCTATCTCGAGACCAATACCGCTATTGCCACGGTTGACACCTGGCTGCAGAAACTCGAACTCTTTCCATACCAGCGCGAGCAACTGCGGGATCTCGTGATTCAGCTGATACAGGATTTTGTCAGCGGTTCACAACTGGCCGGTGTGCTTGGTGCGATTGGTCTGATATGGACCTCGAGCGCATTGTTTGCTGCCCTGCGTACCGTGCTGAACCGTATTTTCAGCATCCGCGACATGAAAAACATCGTGGTCTCAAAACTGAAAGATTTCGCCATGCTTTCCATTGTAGGCATGGCGCTGATTATCGTAACCGTATTCCTGTATACGATCAGTTTGATCAAGGGACTGGGGCATGATGTTTTCGGTCTGGAATTGAATTCCTGGATATTCAACGACGCACTGAATATCCTGTCTCCCTTTGTGCTCAGCTTCCTGCTCTTTTTCCTTGTATTCACCCTGGTCCCGGACAAACGCCTTCCCCTCCGACTGGTATTTACCAGCAGCGGCATTGCTGCGCTGCTCTGGGGCGTTGCGAAATTTGTATTCGCCTACTACCTCGAGCATCTCTGGAAATTCGGTTCGATATACGGTCCCTACGCCATTATCGTCGCCACGGCGATATGGGTGTATTATTCAAGCATCACCGTCCTGCTCGCGGCGGAAGTGGGTGAAATGAACGAAGAGCGGCGAGAACTCAAGAAGCTGTTCTCGCAGAATAATCTGCGTGGTGTTGTGGAACAGAGCCAGAACATCAATCTCGAATTCCCGCGTACTCACCCTGCAGACAGTAATGTCAGAGGGGACGACGACTGA